The following DNA comes from Streptomyces sp. NBC_00690.
TCCACCCGTACCGGATTCGCCAAGCTCCGCGGGCTTGTCTCAGTGTCCGACTCCGGCTTGGAGCACGGTGGCCGGGGTGAGCAGTTCAGCGACGCACCGCTGTCCACCGGATCGCCGATCGACTTGAACAGCGACATCCTGGTGCGCGAGCTTGGGGTGGAGGCCCTGCTCAGCCGCATCGAAGCGGGACAACGGGAGGCATTCGACCGTGCTTGCGCTCAAGCTGACGTAAAGCTCAGCGACATCGACTGGTACGTGCTGCCGAACTTGGGCCGGACGCGGATGCGGGCGCAATACTTTGATCCGTTCGGCATCGACCCGCAACGATCGACCTGGTCCTGGGGGCGGCAGGTCGGGCATCTCGGCGCGGGCGACCAGTTCGCCGGGCTGGCGCATCTCGCATCCGAGGGCGCCCTTGAGCCCGGTCAGACTTGCCTGCTGGCCGGCGCCGGCGCCGGGTTCACTTGGACGGTCGGCATCCTGGAGATCATGAGCAAGCCGTGACCCAGACGACTCCTACTCGACGTGTTCACACCGCGACCGGGTGGGCTCTTCCGGGCCGACGCCGTACGTGGCAGCCGTTGCTGATGGTTGCCAACTGAACGGCGTCGGTCCAGAAGTGGGTCCATTCAGGTGTTGTATCGGCTTCTGCTACGCCGCTGTCAACACCATCGCAGAGTTGATGCCGTCGCCGCGTGCCAGTACCACAGCGGTGGACACGTTCGTTTCCCTCGGCTGGCCGAGTACCAGGTCGAGCTGGTCGGACCGGACGGGGTTGGTCACATTAATCATGGGTGGTATGACGCTATGCCGGATACTCAACGAAGCGGTGGCCACATCGAGCGCGGGGCCACCAGAGTACAGTCGGCCGGTCATCGTTTTCGGTGCGGTCACCGGAACTGCCCGTGGGCCGAACACACTTGTCAAAGCAGCAGCCTCGGCGCGGTCGAGTTCGGCCACGCCGGCCGCGTCCGCGAACACCACGTCGACATCGGCTGGCGTCACGTCGGCATCTGACAGTGCAAGCTCGATCGCCCGGCGTAGTCCGGGTTCCCGTCCAGAATCTGACCGTGGGTCGAAGGTGGTGGCGTACCCGGCGATCTCGCCGTACGGCCGCGCCCCTCGCTCGCGGGCGTGCTCGGCCTCCTCGACAATGAGCATGGCGCCACCCTCACCAGGTAGGTAGCCAGATGCGGCAGTGTCAAAAGGCAGGTAGGCCCGCTTCGGGTCGCTCACCGTGCTCATCCTGCCGGTAGTCAGCTCGATCACCCACCCGAGTGGACACATCGTGCTTTCCGCTGCGCCACACATCACCACCGACAGGCCGTCGGACACGTATCGGCGGGCCTGCGCGATGGAGTCGAGCGCACTCGTCAGTCCGGTCAGGACTCCGCCG
Coding sequences within:
- a CDS encoding ketoacyl-ACP synthase III family protein is translated as MRHELYIGAATSWLPERMTLGEAARAGLADQARIWNTGIESVCVSADKSAPEMAVLAARAALERSKSEPEDLHLLLHACAYHQGHDMWPPASYIQRFTGGSSCPAIEIRQMSNGGMVALELAGNYLIANDRPTALVTTADRFCLPGFDRWLSDPSTICGDGGTAVLLSTRTGFAKLRGLVSVSDSGLEHGGRGEQFSDAPLSTGSPIDLNSDILVRELGVEALLSRIEAGQREAFDRACAQADVKLSDIDWYVLPNLGRTRMRAQYFDPFGIDPQRSTWSWGRQVGHLGAGDQFAGLAHLASEGALEPGQTCLLAGAGAGFTWTVGILEIMSKP
- a CDS encoding ketosynthase chain-length factor translates to MSDTVPRTTSHRAVITGIGVVAPNGFDADEYWDAVLHGRSGIEQITRFDPAQYPSKLAGEVADYDVREHVPGRLVPQTDQATRLALIATDAAVSDSDLELAAIPGDQIGIVTGISAGGLEYSQRELAKLWSAGSDHVSAYLSFSWFYAVNTGQISIRHGLHGPGGVLTGLTSALDSIAQARRYVSDGLSVVMCGAAESTMCPLGWVIELTTGRMSTVSDPKRAYLPFDTAASGYLPGEGGAMLIVEEAEHARERGARPYGEIAGYATTFDPRSDSGREPGLRRAIELALSDADVTPADVDVVFADAAGVAELDRAEAAALTSVFGPRAVPVTAPKTMTGRLYSGGPALDVATASLSIRHSVIPPMINVTNPVRSDQLDLVLGQPRETNVSTAVVLARGDGINSAMVLTAA